In a single window of the Anaerocolumna cellulosilytica genome:
- a CDS encoding SPL family radical SAM protein: MTSLSKGCYNTFFSHIYIEKEILHHKNTQKILRRFPGAEIVEISHYKDIFCRKGQNFFIQKKCPCLILAKKNNSMIYEGAPVCQSFGNNHFYYTSSVMNCIYDCEYCYLQGMYPSAHLVVFVNLEDIFLEVEKLLTLHPVYLCISYDTDLLAIDSALLYVKEWMEFCRKHKDLTIELRTKSSNWNTLNYTCKSYNENTPPQNFILAWTLSPSEFVKAYEKHTPPLEERIRCAVNAINAGYKVRLCFDPMLYHKDWKSIYENFIRTVFKQINGEQLFDVSLGVFRISQEFLKQMRKQRMDSVILQYPYENDNGVYHYNKSLTHEMIAYMECLLGEHIPKNKVFVWKETTL, from the coding sequence TTGACAAGTTTAAGCAAAGGCTGTTATAATACATTTTTCAGCCACATTTATATAGAAAAGGAGATTCTGCATCATAAGAACACTCAGAAAATATTAAGACGTTTTCCAGGGGCTGAAATTGTAGAAATCTCACACTATAAAGATATTTTTTGCAGAAAAGGACAGAATTTTTTTATACAAAAAAAGTGTCCCTGCCTGATTCTTGCAAAAAAAAATAACTCGATGATTTATGAGGGGGCACCGGTTTGCCAAAGCTTTGGAAACAATCATTTTTATTACACCTCTTCTGTTATGAATTGTATTTATGATTGCGAATACTGTTACTTACAAGGAATGTATCCTTCTGCACACTTGGTGGTTTTTGTTAACTTAGAGGATATATTCTTAGAGGTAGAAAAACTGCTAACGCTACATCCGGTTTATCTTTGTATCTCTTATGATACAGATTTACTGGCGATTGATTCTGCTCTTTTATATGTGAAAGAATGGATGGAATTTTGCAGGAAACATAAGGATCTTACCATAGAACTTCGAACCAAAAGCAGTAACTGGAATACTCTAAACTATACATGTAAAAGTTATAACGAGAATACACCGCCACAAAACTTCATACTTGCCTGGACACTCTCCCCCAGTGAATTTGTTAAGGCATATGAAAAGCATACTCCCCCATTGGAAGAGCGTATCCGTTGTGCGGTAAATGCAATTAACGCCGGGTACAAGGTACGGCTTTGCTTTGACCCTATGCTGTATCACAAAGACTGGAAAAGCATTTATGAGAATTTTATCCGCACCGTATTTAAACAGATAAACGGGGAACAACTTTTTGATGTGAGTCTGGGTGTATTTCGTATATCTCAGGAATTTTTAAAACAAATGCGAAAACAGCGTATGGACTCCGTTATATTACAGTACCCCTATGAAAATGACAACGGTGTTTACCACTATAATAAGTCGTTGACCCATGAAATGATTGCATATATGGAATGCCTGCTAGGAGAACATATTCCTAAAAATAAAGTGTTTGTTTGGAAGGAGACCACCTTATGA
- a CDS encoding 5'-methylthioadenosine/S-adenosylhomocysteine nucleosidase family protein: MLILCMALYNEALPLINYLKLKKDTDFTKFQLFRNEKVLLLITGAGKISSAIALTSLCNCFPPSGEDLLVNIGVCGCTDQTVPEGTVFLCNKILEAETGRTFFPDMVYSHPFLEDRVLTSPVPIDLSKYKETKNYSEDTETKLESAFLFYIKQFIKTGDYLVDMEAASLYQTATYFFQTHQMIFLKVVSDYLMVKGSSLPIVTPQRITALLEKNCSQILEWIMQIEDNNAALQVPTLTIQEKEALKELSTALHLSVTMEHSLWQYSWYYKVREGCILTVITDFLAEMPNRCKTKAEGKKYFDKFKQRLL; the protein is encoded by the coding sequence ATGTTGATACTATGTATGGCTTTGTATAATGAAGCCCTGCCTTTAATAAATTACCTAAAGCTAAAAAAGGACACTGATTTTACCAAATTTCAATTATTTCGGAATGAGAAGGTTCTGCTGCTAATAACAGGTGCTGGCAAGATAAGTAGTGCAATTGCCCTTACAAGCCTGTGCAACTGCTTTCCTCCATCCGGAGAGGATTTACTGGTAAATATCGGTGTCTGTGGATGTACAGACCAAACGGTGCCGGAAGGTACAGTTTTTTTATGCAATAAAATACTAGAAGCAGAGACTGGGCGTACGTTTTTTCCGGATATGGTGTATTCCCATCCCTTTTTGGAAGACCGTGTACTTACCAGTCCGGTGCCTATCGATTTATCAAAATACAAAGAAACTAAAAACTATTCTGAAGATACAGAAACAAAGCTAGAAAGTGCGTTCCTCTTTTATATAAAACAGTTCATAAAGACCGGTGATTACCTTGTAGATATGGAGGCGGCAAGTCTATACCAGACGGCGACTTACTTTTTTCAGACTCATCAGATGATTTTTCTTAAAGTGGTATCTGATTATTTAATGGTTAAGGGTTCTTCCTTGCCTATTGTGACACCACAAAGGATTACGGCTTTACTCGAGAAAAACTGCTCTCAAATTCTTGAATGGATTATGCAGATAGAGGATAACAATGCTGCTTTACAAGTTCCTACGCTGACAATCCAGGAGAAGGAAGCCTTAAAGGAGTTATCAACTGCCCTACACTTATCTGTTACCATGGAACACAGCCTATGGCAGTATTCATGGTATTATAAAGTTAGGGAAGGCTGTATACTGACTGTTATCACTGATTTTTTAGCAGAGATGCCTAACAGGTGCAAAACAAAAGCGGAAGGAAAGAAGTACTTTGACAAGTTTAAGCAAAGGCTGTTATAA
- a CDS encoding agmatine deiminase family protein, producing the protein MNDTGYFMPGEWAKHERTLISWPVKDSLVWTDNYEEVCNGYEEVINAIAEFEAVTVIANDSDVENLKNRLNDKVHILIVPHNDAWCRDNGPTFVWNNQKDLKGINWKFNAWGEKYAPYDLDDKAASAVLTAIGVPVLHSSIVLEGGSIHVDGEGTMLTTKQCLLNKNRNPHLTQKEIEEELKDKLRIEKIIWLNQGLFGDETDGHIDNIACFARPGEVIIQTCKDKEDPNYEITQENLKILQEATDSKGRKLKIMEIPQPPARFYKGVRLTLSYLNFYFVNGGIILPVFGGDAAETDYKAREILQKEFPDRKIVTVDGMALIKEGGNVHCITQQMPAGKY; encoded by the coding sequence ATGAATGATACAGGATATTTTATGCCGGGAGAATGGGCGAAGCATGAAAGAACATTAATTTCGTGGCCGGTGAAGGATTCCCTAGTTTGGACTGATAACTATGAAGAAGTATGTAACGGATATGAAGAAGTAATTAATGCCATTGCAGAATTTGAAGCAGTAACGGTTATTGCGAATGACTCTGATGTAGAAAATCTAAAAAATAGACTGAATGATAAGGTACATATACTTATCGTACCTCATAATGATGCCTGGTGCAGAGACAACGGACCTACCTTTGTATGGAATAATCAAAAGGATTTAAAAGGTATTAACTGGAAGTTTAATGCATGGGGAGAAAAATATGCTCCCTATGATTTGGATGATAAAGCAGCTAGCGCAGTGTTAACGGCAATTGGTGTACCTGTTCTTCATTCTTCCATTGTGCTAGAGGGAGGATCTATCCATGTAGATGGTGAAGGAACCATGCTTACCACGAAACAATGCCTGCTCAATAAGAACAGGAACCCTCATCTGACCCAGAAAGAAATCGAAGAGGAGTTAAAAGACAAACTGCGGATAGAAAAAATAATATGGTTAAACCAAGGGTTGTTCGGAGATGAGACAGATGGACATATTGACAATATTGCTTGTTTTGCAAGACCCGGTGAGGTAATAATCCAAACCTGCAAGGATAAGGAAGACCCTAACTATGAAATTACGCAGGAGAATCTTAAGATACTACAAGAAGCAACTGATTCAAAGGGAAGAAAATTAAAAATTATGGAGATTCCCCAGCCTCCGGCAAGATTTTATAAGGGGGTTCGCTTAACCTTAAGTTATCTCAACTTTTATTTTGTAAACGGTGGAATTATACTGCCGGTATTTGGCGGTGATGCGGCAGAGACAGATTATAAGGCGAGGGAAATATTGCAGAAGGAATTTCCGGATAGAAAGATAGTAACAGTTGACGGTATGGCACTTATCAAAGAGGGCGGCAATGTTCATTGTATTACCCAACAGATGCCGGCGGGTAAATATTAA
- the aguB gene encoding N-carbamoylputrescine amidase: MRKVKVAATQMSCTENIQDNIEKADKLVREAAAMGANIILIQELFETLYFCQKEKPEYYNYATEAAENKAINHFKKVARELNVVLPISFYERMNNARYNSLAVIDADGEILGIYRKSHIPDGPGYEEKYYFNPGDTGFKVWNTRYAKIGVGICWDQWYPEAARAMALMGAELLFYPTAIGSEPESPEVDSKDHWQRCMVGHSACNLVPVIASNRIGKEDIDGSVIHFYGSSFITNAVGEKIAEADRMTETILTAEFDLSAIAEQRIEWGIFRDRRPDLYQVLLTYDGVVKSSF, from the coding sequence ATGAGAAAAGTGAAAGTAGCGGCAACGCAGATGAGCTGTACAGAAAATATTCAGGATAATATTGAGAAAGCGGATAAATTAGTTCGTGAAGCTGCTGCAATGGGTGCTAATATTATATTAATCCAGGAGTTGTTTGAAACTCTGTATTTTTGTCAGAAGGAAAAGCCGGAATATTATAACTATGCTACAGAAGCAGCGGAAAATAAAGCAATCAATCATTTTAAAAAAGTAGCCAGAGAATTAAATGTGGTACTTCCAATCAGCTTCTACGAGAGGATGAATAATGCAAGATATAATTCCTTGGCTGTTATTGATGCTGACGGTGAAATTCTTGGTATCTATAGGAAAAGTCATATTCCTGACGGACCTGGCTATGAAGAAAAATATTACTTTAATCCAGGGGATACTGGTTTTAAAGTATGGAATACCCGTTATGCTAAGATTGGTGTGGGTATCTGCTGGGATCAATGGTATCCGGAGGCTGCAAGAGCCATGGCTTTAATGGGAGCAGAATTACTATTTTATCCTACTGCAATCGGGTCAGAACCGGAGAGTCCGGAGGTAGATTCAAAAGATCACTGGCAAAGATGTATGGTTGGACATTCCGCCTGTAATTTAGTACCTGTGATTGCTTCAAACCGTATAGGCAAAGAGGATATCGATGGTTCAGTTATTCATTTTTATGGCTCCTCCTTCATTACCAATGCCGTGGGTGAAAAAATTGCAGAAGCTGACCGAATGACAGAAACCATTCTGACTGCTGAATTTGATTTGAGTGCAATCGCTGAGCAGCGCATTGAATGGGGGATTTTCAGAGATCGGAGACCTGATTTATACCAAGTACTCTTAACCTATGATGGTGTTGTAAAAAGTAGTTTCTAA
- a CDS encoding glutathione peroxidase, protein MGFYDYSAVKMDGKEVRMEQYKGKVVIVVNTASKCGLTPQFKELEELYKKYKDQGLVILGFPCNQFAKQDPAGNDEINSFCQLNYGVSFDMFQKIDVNGSEAHPLYQYLKSAAKGALGNTIKWNFTKFLIDKDGNVIERFAPTVNPVKMEDKITELL, encoded by the coding sequence ATGGGTTTTTATGATTATTCTGCTGTCAAAATGGACGGAAAAGAAGTAAGAATGGAGCAATACAAGGGCAAAGTAGTAATTGTTGTGAACACTGCCAGTAAATGTGGTTTAACACCTCAATTTAAAGAATTAGAAGAGCTCTATAAAAAGTATAAGGATCAGGGCCTTGTTATTCTTGGTTTTCCCTGCAATCAGTTTGCAAAACAGGATCCGGCCGGAAATGATGAAATTAATTCCTTTTGCCAGTTAAATTATGGTGTCAGCTTTGATATGTTTCAAAAAATTGATGTTAACGGCAGTGAAGCCCACCCGTTATACCAATATCTTAAAAGTGCAGCAAAAGGGGCTTTGGGGAATACTATTAAATGGAATTTTACTAAGTTTTTAATAGATAAGGACGGTAATGTGATAGAACGATTTGCACCTACCGTAAATCCGGTTAAAATGGAAGATAAAATTACAGAATTACTCTAA
- the trxA gene encoding thioredoxin encodes MVHVLSTENFEEEVIKEKGTVLVDLYADWCGPCKVLAPTVEAIADEETGLKVGKMNIDQNPDIAEQYGVRSIPTLLLFENGELKEKTVGLQSKAQILNLIKK; translated from the coding sequence ATGGTACATGTATTATCAACAGAGAATTTTGAAGAAGAGGTAATAAAAGAAAAAGGTACAGTATTGGTTGATTTATATGCGGATTGGTGCGGGCCATGTAAAGTACTTGCTCCTACTGTAGAGGCAATTGCCGATGAAGAAACGGGTTTAAAAGTAGGGAAAATGAACATTGACCAGAATCCGGATATCGCAGAGCAGTACGGAGTCCGCTCAATACCGACATTGTTATTATTTGAAAACGGTGAATTAAAGGAAAAAACCGTAGGCTTACAATCCAAAGCGCAGATATTAAATTTAATTAAAAAGTAA
- a CDS encoding ATP-dependent metallopeptidase FtsH/Yme1/Tma family protein, which produces MKKTIIILLSVLAFISLSVFIFLNLDNKSQEMSYPSFLEALEQNKVDSVKIKENGNTFLAVLKGNKKQTYTIPNPKTEDFIEFLLTNNITVTYGETSAFVRVFQFLILIAVAGGVFYYMRRGGSNKPLIADATKNMTASTVTLNQVAGNAEAKMMVGDIIEFIKDPEKYTAVGARMPKGLLLYGPPGTGKTLMAKAIAGEANVPFYAMSGSDFVQMYVGVGASRIRNLFNKAKKSERAVIFIDEIDAIGKKRARNASASNDERDQTLNALLTEMSGFHDNKGIVVIGATNRLDTLDEALLRPGRFDRQIEIALPDINARKKILQLHADKKPLAEDVDLDALSKSTVYFSGAMLENLLNEAAINAANDKMAMISRSHIDKAFYTVIAGAPIQDRSYITDRDKNITAYHEAGHALATKLLQPENYISKVTIIPSVRGAGGFNLSIPKDTMFQTRRQIEASIQMLLAGRAAEELIFGSDEITTGASNDIQKASAMLVDYINKYGMDEDMGLFNVSVLEEGYDRELLSKCRCQMNQLYDSTRTLLEKNLSSLKAITIELLEKESLTGEDINRIVA; this is translated from the coding sequence ATGAAAAAAACCATAATTATTCTTTTATCAGTCCTGGCATTTATAAGTCTTAGTGTTTTTATATTTCTAAACCTGGACAACAAAAGTCAGGAAATGTCCTACCCCTCATTTTTAGAGGCTCTAGAACAAAATAAAGTCGATTCGGTCAAAATTAAGGAAAACGGAAATACTTTTTTAGCGGTTTTAAAAGGTAATAAAAAGCAAACGTATACGATTCCCAACCCTAAAACAGAAGATTTTATCGAATTTTTATTAACAAATAATATAACCGTAACCTATGGCGAAACCAGTGCCTTCGTTAGAGTATTCCAATTTCTAATCTTAATCGCCGTAGCAGGAGGCGTGTTTTATTATATGCGAAGAGGCGGCTCTAATAAACCTTTAATTGCTGATGCCACCAAAAATATGACTGCCTCAACGGTTACTTTGAATCAGGTGGCGGGTAATGCAGAAGCTAAAATGATGGTTGGAGATATTATCGAGTTTATAAAAGATCCTGAAAAATATACTGCTGTCGGAGCCCGTATGCCAAAGGGGCTTTTGCTTTACGGCCCTCCGGGAACCGGAAAAACATTAATGGCCAAAGCGATTGCCGGAGAAGCTAATGTTCCTTTTTATGCCATGAGCGGATCTGATTTTGTTCAGATGTATGTTGGTGTAGGAGCCAGCCGTATCCGAAATCTATTTAATAAAGCTAAAAAAAGTGAACGTGCCGTTATTTTTATTGATGAAATTGACGCCATTGGTAAGAAAAGAGCTAGGAATGCGTCTGCCAGTAATGACGAACGGGATCAGACACTCAATGCACTTCTAACAGAAATGTCTGGTTTCCATGACAATAAGGGTATTGTCGTTATTGGTGCTACCAATCGTCTTGATACCTTGGATGAAGCATTATTAAGACCAGGACGTTTTGATCGGCAGATAGAAATTGCTCTTCCGGATATAAATGCAAGAAAGAAAATCCTGCAATTACATGCAGACAAAAAACCATTGGCAGAGGATGTAGATTTAGATGCCTTGTCAAAATCCACCGTTTATTTTAGTGGTGCTATGCTAGAGAATTTGTTAAATGAAGCGGCCATTAATGCCGCAAATGACAAAATGGCGATGATATCAAGAAGTCATATAGATAAGGCTTTCTATACTGTTATTGCAGGAGCTCCCATACAAGACAGAAGTTATATTACAGACCGGGATAAGAATATTACAGCGTATCATGAGGCAGGACATGCATTGGCCACTAAGCTTTTACAACCGGAAAATTATATATCTAAGGTTACCATTATACCTAGTGTCCGGGGTGCTGGCGGTTTTAACTTAAGTATTCCTAAAGATACTATGTTTCAGACTAGACGGCAGATAGAAGCAAGTATCCAGATGCTCTTAGCTGGAAGAGCTGCTGAAGAATTGATATTTGGATCTGATGAAATAACAACAGGAGCAAGCAATGATATTCAAAAAGCCTCTGCCATGCTGGTAGATTATATTAATAAATATGGTATGGATGAAGACATGGGTTTATTTAATGTTTCTGTTTTAGAAGAAGGTTATGATAGGGAACTGTTAAGCAAATGCCGTTGTCAGATGAATCAGTTGTATGATTCCACAAGAACTCTGTTAGAAAAGAATTTATCCTCTCTTAAAGCAATCACAATCGAATTATTAGAGAAAGAGTCTCTTACCGGAGAAGATATTAATCGAATCGTTGCTTAA
- a CDS encoding metal-dependent transcriptional regulator yields MTDGEFFTFHEYMKREAEGLSPSAQDYLEMIFRLSKEHEFTRVNDLAAALNVQPPSVTRMIQKLADQHLLKYEKYGVIRLEPEGLLLGKNLLDRHNLIEEFLKLLCITEGLLESTEKMEHTINADILLGISKLLRFFKEYPNVMEKYKKYMSEKSE; encoded by the coding sequence ATGACAGACGGAGAATTTTTTACATTTCATGAATATATGAAAAGGGAAGCCGAAGGCTTGTCACCCTCAGCCCAGGATTATCTGGAAATGATTTTTAGGCTTTCGAAGGAACATGAATTTACAAGAGTAAATGATTTGGCAGCAGCCCTAAATGTACAGCCGCCGTCAGTTACCAGAATGATTCAAAAACTGGCAGACCAACATTTACTAAAGTACGAGAAGTATGGAGTAATCAGGCTAGAACCGGAGGGGCTCCTTCTTGGTAAAAATTTATTAGACAGACATAATCTAATCGAAGAATTTTTGAAATTACTATGTATAACAGAAGGGCTATTAGAAAGTACAGAAAAGATGGAACACACTATAAATGCAGATATCTTATTGGGAATAAGCAAGCTGCTGAGGTTTTTTAAGGAATATCCCAATGTTATGGAAAAGTATAAAAAGTATATGAGCGAAAAATCAGAATGA
- a CDS encoding substrate-binding domain-containing protein — MKNFWRINVLLLAFSFLLIYIGYHKNTVVYKNAVTGNESKKDYVKTADNIVIGWSVYNTEQEYFQTMQQGVINRARELNIGVIPYDQKSNTSEMITGTMELIAQGIDALLISPINPEAMMVVSNLTEEAGIPLIVIDVGTGGADIDAFIISDNYGGGVLAAEYALRLIREHELSSRNAVIIKTEETSTYARRRGEAFARVMEDSNIAVVAEVTANSSQKQAYEAMKEILKNYGSDLAVVFSENDTMALGVAQAVNEAGLTGKIMIIGFNGDPSAIEAIQNGYMQGTIAQQPYEMGALGVEIANTLLNGGTITYDDRETKELFSEVYLIDETGTRNR, encoded by the coding sequence ATGAAAAATTTCTGGAGGATAAATGTATTACTGCTGGCCTTTTCATTCCTGTTAATTTATATCGGATATCATAAAAATACAGTAGTTTATAAAAATGCGGTTACAGGCAATGAATCTAAAAAAGACTACGTTAAAACAGCGGACAATATTGTAATTGGGTGGTCGGTTTATAATACGGAGCAGGAATATTTCCAGACTATGCAACAAGGAGTTATAAACCGGGCTAGGGAATTAAATATAGGTGTTATACCTTATGACCAAAAGAGCAATACCTCTGAAATGATAACCGGTACTATGGAATTAATTGCTCAGGGAATTGATGCATTGTTAATATCTCCGATAAATCCGGAAGCCATGATGGTAGTTTCAAACTTAACAGAGGAAGCAGGTATTCCATTAATTGTAATAGATGTAGGTACAGGAGGAGCAGATATTGATGCATTCATTATTTCTGACAATTATGGGGGAGGTGTACTGGCAGCAGAATATGCACTAAGATTAATACGTGAGCATGAACTTTCCAGCCGCAACGCCGTTATAATTAAAACAGAAGAAACTTCCACCTATGCAAGACGGCGCGGCGAAGCCTTTGCCAGAGTTATGGAAGACAGTAATATTGCTGTGGTTGCGGAAGTTACCGCCAACTCAAGTCAAAAACAAGCTTATGAAGCAATGAAAGAAATTCTAAAGAATTATGGCAGTGATTTAGCGGTGGTTTTTAGCGAAAATGATACTATGGCACTAGGAGTAGCGCAAGCTGTAAATGAGGCCGGTTTGACAGGCAAAATCATGATAATTGGTTTTAATGGAGATCCTTCTGCAATTGAAGCCATTCAAAATGGGTATATGCAGGGCACAATAGCCCAGCAGCCTTATGAAATGGGGGCTTTAGGTGTAGAAATAGCAAATACTTTACTAAATGGTGGTACCATTACTTATGATGATAGAGAGACAAAAGAACTTTTTTCAGAAGTTTATTTAATTGATGAAACCGGCACCAGAAATCGTTAA
- a CDS encoding transporter substrate-binding domain-containing protein, whose amino-acid sequence MKKKVVGLLAVALSAVMLLGGCGTKNTAGNGDKTGENGDNMFRVGMEAGYAPFNWTQMDNKNGGVTIEGSPEFAGGYDVEIAKKLAEGLGKELVIVKTEWDGLVPALTSGKIDAIIAGMSPTAERKETIDFTENYYKSDLVMVVKKGSQYEGAASIQDFSGAKITAQLNTFHYSVIDQINGVVKETAMDNFTAMRVALESGIIDGYVSERPEGVSAAAANENFAMVEFTQGFDTSDDDTAIAVGLTKGSDLTAKINEILAGISEEERTSIMDTAILNQPAAQE is encoded by the coding sequence ATGAAGAAGAAAGTAGTTGGATTATTAGCCGTTGCGTTATCAGCTGTTATGCTTTTAGGAGGGTGCGGTACAAAGAATACTGCAGGGAACGGAGATAAAACAGGAGAAAACGGTGATAATATGTTCCGTGTGGGAATGGAAGCTGGTTACGCTCCCTTTAACTGGACCCAGATGGATAATAAAAACGGTGGAGTAACAATTGAAGGCAGCCCGGAATTTGCAGGTGGTTATGATGTGGAAATCGCAAAAAAACTGGCGGAAGGCCTTGGAAAAGAATTGGTAATTGTAAAGACAGAATGGGATGGGTTGGTACCGGCTTTAACCTCTGGAAAAATTGATGCTATAATAGCCGGCATGTCACCAACTGCTGAAAGAAAAGAAACCATTGATTTTACTGAAAATTATTATAAGTCAGATTTAGTTATGGTAGTAAAGAAAGGCAGTCAATATGAAGGAGCTGCTTCCATTCAGGATTTTTCAGGCGCAAAAATTACAGCGCAGTTAAATACATTCCATTATTCTGTAATTGATCAGATAAATGGTGTAGTAAAGGAAACTGCTATGGATAATTTCACTGCAATGAGAGTAGCTTTAGAATCCGGCATTATTGACGGATATGTATCTGAACGTCCGGAGGGAGTCAGTGCAGCAGCTGCAAATGAAAATTTTGCGATGGTAGAATTTACACAAGGTTTTGATACCTCTGATGACGATACAGCGATTGCTGTAGGTTTAACAAAAGGTAGTGACTTAACAGCTAAAATAAATGAAATATTGGCTGGAATATCAGAAGAAGAACGTACAAGCATTATGGATACAGCTATTTTAAATCAACCAGCTGCACAAGAATAG
- a CDS encoding amino acid ABC transporter permease translates to MSLEWLINIISKYWPMFLRGAGITLYISIIGTIVGTFIGLMVGIVKTIPLPERGMKRILLKVINGLLSAYIEFFRGTPMIVQAMVIYYGSAQAFDINMNKTFAAIFIVSINTGAYMSEIVRGGILSVDKGQFEAASAIGMNHIKTMIHVVLPQVIRNILPATGNEFVINIKDTSVLNVISVSELFFQTKSVAGNNFRYFESFFVACVLYFIMTFTITRILRMVERKLDGPDNYIMMGNQMQVEKPEHMLKRTKNSPGGRV, encoded by the coding sequence ATGAGCCTGGAATGGCTGATTAATATAATTTCAAAATACTGGCCTATGTTCTTAAGAGGCGCGGGGATTACGCTATATATATCAATTATTGGTACGATTGTGGGAACCTTTATCGGATTGATGGTAGGAATTGTGAAAACAATTCCGCTGCCTGAGAGAGGTATGAAAAGAATACTATTAAAAGTAATAAATGGGCTGCTAAGTGCATACATTGAATTTTTCAGAGGAACACCGATGATTGTACAAGCCATGGTAATTTATTATGGCTCGGCACAAGCATTTGACATAAACATGAACAAGACCTTTGCGGCTATTTTTATTGTGTCCATTAACACAGGTGCGTATATGTCTGAAATTGTCCGCGGAGGTATTTTGTCCGTGGATAAAGGACAGTTTGAGGCAGCCTCAGCAATTGGTATGAATCACATTAAAACGATGATACATGTTGTTTTACCTCAGGTAATTCGAAATATTTTACCAGCTACCGGAAATGAATTTGTTATCAACATTAAAGATACCTCAGTATTAAATGTGATTTCTGTATCTGAGTTATTTTTCCAGACTAAGTCCGTTGCAGGCAATAATTTCAGATACTTTGAGTCATTCTTTGTAGCTTGTGTCCTGTATTTTATTATGACCTTTACCATAACAAGAATTTTAAGAATGGTTGAGCGTAAGTTGGATGGACCTGATAATTACATTATGATGGGAAACCAGATGCAGGTTGAAAAACCGGAACATATGTTAAAAAGAACGAAAAACAGCCCCGGTGGCAGAGTGTAA
- a CDS encoding amino acid ABC transporter ATP-binding protein gives MEMEKVIEIQHLSKSFGSHEVLKDIDFTVNKGEVVCIIGSSGSGKSTLLRCINLLEKPNGGSIIYNGENILDSKHDIYGYRTKLGMVFQHFNLFNNHNVLSNCMVGQLKVLGRSKEQAQTVAMKYLKVVGMEQYINAKPKQLSGGQKQRVAIARALSMEPDVLLFDEPTSALDPEMVGEVLKVMKELAQSGLTMLVVTHEMGFAKEVADRVVFMDKGVIAEEGSPEQIFNNPTEDRTREFLSRVLTNS, from the coding sequence GTGGAGATGGAAAAAGTGATAGAAATTCAACATTTGAGTAAGTCCTTTGGCAGCCATGAAGTATTAAAGGATATTGATTTTACTGTGAACAAAGGGGAAGTAGTTTGTATTATAGGCTCTTCTGGTTCCGGTAAATCAACGCTTCTTCGTTGCATAAACCTCTTAGAGAAGCCAAACGGCGGGAGTATTATTTATAACGGTGAAAATATTTTAGACAGTAAACATGATATTTACGGATATCGTACTAAACTTGGTATGGTTTTCCAGCATTTTAACCTGTTTAATAATCATAATGTGCTTAGCAATTGTATGGTTGGACAGCTAAAAGTCTTGGGTCGTAGTAAAGAGCAGGCACAGACTGTAGCCATGAAATACCTAAAAGTGGTTGGAATGGAACAGTATATTAACGCTAAACCAAAACAGCTCTCAGGCGGACAAAAACAACGTGTGGCGATTGCACGAGCATTATCCATGGAACCGGATGTTCTGCTTTTTGACGAGCCGACATCCGCACTTGACCCGGAAATGGTAGGGGAAGTATTAAAAGTTATGAAAGAACTGGCTCAATCAGGCTTAACCATGCTGGTTGTAACCCATGAGATGGGATTTGCAAAAGAAGTGGCAGACCGAGTGGTATTTATGGATAAAGGGGTTATAGCAGAAGAAGGCAGTCCGGAGCAAATCTTTAATAATCCAACAGAAGACAGAACAAGAGAATTCTTAAGCCGTGTATTAACAAATTCCTGA